A stretch of Synechococcus sp. WH 8020 DNA encodes these proteins:
- a CDS encoding ABC1 kinase family protein: MRYAPGKDARWLLLRPWIYLPRLFQIIWALTGLVVSLLLRGRSKDSEVQRKLARTLLRTLTNLGPCFIKVGQALSTRPDLIRRDWLDELTKLQDDLPSFDHAIALQTVEEELGAPVEQLFEDFPDVPVAAASLGQVYKARLHGQHWVAVKVQRPNLAFILRRDMVLIRTLGVLGAPFLPLNLGFGLGEIIDEFGRSLFEEIDYYCEADNAERFSALFADNPAVTIPKVERLLSARRVLTTSWIHGTKMRDRQELKAQRLNPPALIRTGVISGLQQLLEYGYFHADPHPGNLFALSGQTGDLGHVAYVDFGMMDSISNSDRLTLTGAVVHLINKDFSALANDFQTLGFLAPNADLESIIPPLREVLGGSLGDSVGTFNFKAITDRFSELMYDYPFRVPARFALIIRAVVSQEGLALRLDPEFKIIAVAYPYVAKRLLAGDTKEMREKLLEVLFDSEGHLRLERLESLLEVVGSDAPTPGAELIPVAGAGLRLLLSKDGADLRKRMLLTLVRDDRLSTEDIRSLTSLIGRTFSPRRIAGRMLQQLNPLAAA, from the coding sequence ATGCGCTACGCACCGGGAAAAGATGCGCGCTGGCTCTTACTGAGACCCTGGATTTATCTACCGCGGCTGTTCCAAATTATCTGGGCACTGACTGGTTTAGTGGTCAGCTTGCTACTTCGTGGCAGAAGCAAAGATTCCGAGGTGCAGCGCAAACTGGCCAGAACCCTGCTTCGCACCCTGACAAATCTGGGGCCCTGTTTCATCAAAGTGGGACAAGCGCTGTCCACACGGCCTGATCTGATCCGACGCGATTGGCTCGATGAACTCACCAAGCTTCAGGACGATCTTCCCTCTTTCGATCACGCGATCGCACTTCAAACCGTTGAAGAGGAGCTAGGAGCTCCGGTGGAGCAACTCTTCGAAGACTTCCCGGACGTGCCTGTTGCTGCAGCCAGCCTGGGTCAGGTCTACAAGGCTCGTTTGCATGGTCAGCATTGGGTTGCCGTGAAGGTGCAGCGGCCCAATCTCGCCTTTATTTTGCGCCGCGACATGGTGCTGATTCGCACCCTGGGCGTTTTGGGTGCACCTTTTCTACCTCTCAACTTGGGCTTCGGATTGGGAGAGATCATCGATGAGTTTGGTCGCAGCTTGTTTGAAGAAATTGATTACTACTGCGAAGCCGACAACGCCGAACGCTTTTCAGCCCTGTTTGCTGATAATCCAGCCGTCACGATTCCAAAAGTAGAGCGACTGCTTTCAGCAAGGCGTGTGCTCACCACCTCCTGGATTCATGGAACCAAGATGAGAGATCGGCAGGAGTTGAAAGCTCAACGTCTCAATCCCCCCGCCCTCATCCGCACGGGTGTCATCAGCGGCCTACAACAACTTCTCGAATACGGATACTTTCATGCAGATCCTCACCCAGGAAACTTATTTGCCCTGAGTGGTCAAACAGGAGATCTCGGTCACGTGGCCTACGTGGACTTCGGAATGATGGATTCGATCAGTAATTCCGACCGTTTAACACTCACTGGTGCGGTCGTTCACCTCATTAACAAAGACTTTTCAGCCCTGGCCAACGATTTCCAAACGTTGGGATTTTTGGCACCTAACGCAGATCTGGAGTCGATCATTCCTCCGCTGAGAGAAGTGTTGGGCGGAAGCCTGGGTGACTCCGTGGGAACCTTCAATTTCAAAGCCATTACCGATCGCTTTTCGGAATTGATGTACGACTATCCATTCCGAGTGCCAGCTCGGTTCGCCCTCATCATCCGCGCAGTCGTGAGCCAGGAAGGTCTTGCCCTTCGCCTCGATCCAGAGTTCAAAATCATTGCAGTGGCCTACCCCTACGTGGCCAAACGTCTCCTAGCTGGAGACACCAAAGAGATGCGCGAAAAACTGTTAGAAGTCTTGTTTGATTCAGAAGGGCATCTTCGCCTCGAACGACTGGAAAGCCTGCTCGAAGTCGTAGGCAGTGATGCTCCCACACCTGGCGCTGAGCTGATTCCAGTTGCAGGGGCAGGTTTGCGCTTACTGCTGAGTAAGGATGGCGCCGACCTACGCAAACGAATGCTGCTCACCCTTGTGCGGGACGATCGCCTCAGCACAGAAGACATCAGGTCCCTGACCTCCCTGATCGGACGCACCTTCAGCCCTCGTCGCATAGCTGGGCGCATGCTGCAACAACTGAACCCACTAGCTGCCGCTTAG